The following coding sequences lie in one Phycicoccus duodecadis genomic window:
- a CDS encoding NADH-ubiquinone oxidoreductase-F iron-sulfur binding region domain-containing protein: MTATVWVPCDAAAVSVGADDVAHALTAAGATVRRNGSRGMLWLEPLVEVETPTGRIGFANVTPEQVGALLSGELHDTGQDVGVVDEHPWLARQHRVSFARVGVIEPTDLGAYREHGGLAGLERALALAPTDVVREVTDSGLRGRGGAGFPAGVKWETVRTAEADVKFVCCNADEGDSGTFADRMLIEGDPFTLIEGMTIAAVAVGATEGFVYLRSEYPHAIRTLRRAVDIAYAHGVLGASVLGSGHRFDLEVRVGAGAYICGEETSMLDSLEGRRGEVRAKPPIPALQGLFGRPTLVNNVLTLAAVPTVLADGGEAYAALGTGRSRGTQVFQLGGNVARGGIVEADFGISLRELVDDFGGGTASGRPVKAVQVGGPLGAYLPPAQFDLPMDYEAFAAANAMVGHGGVVVFDESMDAGAMARFAMEFCAKESCGKCTPCRVGSTRGVEVIDRIRAGTHREANLVLLDDLCTTMTKGSLCAMGGLTPMPVRSALEHWPEDFGAPATASAVARDIPMSATSTDGGARP; this comes from the coding sequence ATGACTGCCACCGTGTGGGTCCCCTGCGACGCCGCTGCCGTGTCGGTGGGGGCCGACGACGTTGCCCACGCGCTGACCGCGGCCGGAGCCACGGTGCGCCGCAACGGCTCCCGCGGGATGCTCTGGCTCGAGCCGCTGGTCGAGGTCGAGACACCGACCGGGCGCATCGGCTTCGCGAACGTCACCCCCGAGCAGGTCGGCGCCCTCCTGTCCGGCGAGCTGCACGACACCGGGCAGGACGTCGGTGTCGTCGACGAGCACCCGTGGCTGGCGCGCCAGCACCGCGTCTCGTTCGCCCGGGTCGGGGTCATCGAGCCCACCGACCTCGGGGCCTACCGCGAGCACGGCGGCCTGGCCGGGCTCGAGCGGGCGCTGGCCCTGGCCCCCACCGATGTGGTGCGCGAGGTCACCGACTCGGGGCTGCGCGGCCGTGGCGGCGCCGGCTTCCCGGCGGGCGTGAAGTGGGAGACCGTGCGCACCGCCGAGGCCGACGTGAAGTTCGTCTGCTGCAACGCCGACGAGGGCGACAGCGGCACCTTCGCCGACCGGATGCTCATCGAGGGCGACCCGTTCACGCTCATCGAAGGGATGACGATCGCCGCCGTCGCGGTCGGTGCCACCGAGGGTTTCGTCTACCTGCGCAGCGAGTACCCGCACGCGATCCGCACCCTGCGCCGGGCCGTCGACATCGCCTACGCCCACGGGGTGCTCGGGGCGTCGGTGCTCGGCAGCGGCCACCGGTTCGACCTCGAGGTGCGGGTCGGCGCGGGTGCCTACATCTGCGGCGAGGAGACCTCGATGCTCGACTCGCTCGAGGGCAGGCGCGGCGAGGTGCGGGCGAAGCCGCCCATCCCCGCCCTCCAGGGGCTGTTCGGGCGGCCGACCCTGGTCAACAACGTGCTCACCCTCGCCGCGGTGCCGACGGTGCTGGCCGACGGCGGCGAGGCCTACGCCGCGCTCGGCACCGGGCGCTCGCGGGGCACCCAGGTCTTCCAGCTCGGGGGCAACGTGGCCCGGGGCGGCATCGTCGAGGCCGACTTCGGCATCAGCCTGCGTGAGCTCGTCGACGACTTCGGCGGCGGCACGGCGTCCGGGCGCCCGGTCAAGGCGGTCCAGGTGGGCGGCCCGCTGGGTGCCTACCTCCCGCCGGCGCAGTTCGACCTGCCGATGGACTACGAGGCCTTCGCCGCTGCGAACGCGATGGTCGGGCACGGCGGCGTCGTCGTGTTCGACGAGTCGATGGACGCCGGCGCCATGGCCAGGTTCGCGATGGAGTTCTGCGCCAAGGAGTCGTGCGGCAAGTGCACGCCCTGCCGGGTGGGCTCCACGCGCGGGGTCGAGGTCATCGACCGCATCCGGGCCGGGACGCACCGCGAGGCCAACCTCGTGCTGCTCGACGACCTCTGCACGACGATGACCAAGGGCTCGCTGTGCGCGATGGGTGGCCTGACGCCGATGCCGGTGCGCAGCGCGCTCGAGCACTGGCCCGAGGACTTCGGCGCCCCGGCCACGGCGAGCGCCGTCGCCCGCGACATCCCGATGTCAGCCACGAGCACCGACGGAGGAGCCCGGCCATGA
- a CDS encoding NAD(P)H-dependent oxidoreductase subunit E, with product MPQRGPSAAPAPGPADRARAASVRGIAEELARMRGPLLPILHAVVAAHGYVHDDDIPVIAEVLNLSRADVLGVVSFYHDFRRTPPAAHRVALCRAEACQARGADATYAAATDRWAGSTEIELGEVFCLGNCALGPAGTLDGALHARLTPERLDTLTAEWDR from the coding sequence GTGCCCCAGCGAGGCCCCAGCGCTGCTCCCGCCCCCGGACCGGCCGATCGCGCGCGCGCCGCGTCGGTCCGCGGCATCGCCGAGGAGCTCGCTCGGATGCGGGGCCCGCTGCTGCCGATCCTGCACGCGGTGGTGGCCGCGCACGGCTACGTGCACGACGACGACATCCCGGTGATCGCCGAGGTCCTGAACCTCAGCCGGGCCGACGTCCTGGGGGTCGTCAGCTTCTACCACGACTTCCGCCGCACTCCCCCGGCCGCGCACCGCGTCGCCCTGTGCCGGGCCGAGGCGTGCCAGGCCCGCGGCGCCGACGCCACCTACGCCGCCGCCACCGACCGCTGGGCGGGCTCCACCGAGATCGAGCTGGGCGAGGTCTTCTGCCTCGGCAACTGCGCTCTCGGGCCCGCCGGCACCCTCGACGGCGCGCTGCACGCCCGGCTCACCCCCGAACGGCTCGACACCCTCACCGCGGAGTGGGACCGATGA
- the fmdA gene encoding formamidase — protein sequence MPELIFPLDSTKKFTDQKYLGHNRWHPEVPANVHVKPGDTFRMDCREWFDGAIVNDDSADDILNAPLNTVHVLSGPVAVEGAQPGDLLVVDILDVGPIPQEDSGPLAGQGWGYTGIFAKEHGGGFLTDQFPDAYKVIWDFTGGVATSRHVPGVSFVGIVHPGLMGTAPSAELLARWNTREAALIATDPNRVPPLALPPEPDSAILGTLPQSEYARVAAEAARTAPPRENGGNQDIKNFTKGSRVFYPVFVEGANLSMGDLHFSQGDGEITFCGAIEMGGFIDLRVDIIKGGMETYGVSENAIFMPGTTDPQFSEWLAFSGTSVTLDGEQRYLDSHLSYQRACLHAIDYLTKFGWSPEQAYMILGAAPIEGRLSGVVDIPNSCSTVYLPTSIFDIDIRPSSSGPAQIDPGMGVPRSSF from the coding sequence ATGCCAGAGCTCATCTTCCCGCTCGACTCGACCAAGAAGTTCACCGACCAGAAGTACCTGGGCCACAACCGCTGGCACCCCGAGGTACCGGCCAACGTGCACGTCAAGCCGGGCGACACCTTCCGGATGGACTGCCGGGAGTGGTTCGACGGCGCCATCGTCAACGACGACTCCGCCGACGACATCCTCAACGCTCCGCTCAACACGGTGCACGTCCTCTCCGGCCCGGTCGCCGTCGAGGGCGCCCAGCCCGGCGACCTCCTCGTCGTCGACATCCTCGACGTGGGTCCGATCCCGCAGGAGGACAGCGGCCCCCTCGCCGGCCAGGGCTGGGGGTACACGGGCATCTTCGCCAAGGAGCACGGCGGCGGCTTCCTCACCGACCAGTTCCCCGACGCCTACAAGGTGATCTGGGACTTCACCGGAGGGGTGGCCACCTCCCGCCACGTCCCCGGCGTCTCCTTCGTCGGCATCGTCCACCCCGGCCTCATGGGCACCGCTCCCTCGGCCGAGCTGCTCGCCCGCTGGAACACCCGCGAGGCGGCGCTCATCGCCACCGACCCGAACCGGGTCCCGCCGCTGGCGCTGCCGCCGGAGCCGGACTCGGCGATCCTCGGGACGCTGCCGCAGTCGGAGTACGCGAGGGTGGCGGCCGAGGCGGCCCGGACCGCCCCGCCCCGCGAGAACGGCGGCAACCAGGACATCAAGAACTTCACGAAGGGGTCCCGGGTCTTCTACCCGGTCTTCGTGGAGGGCGCGAACCTCTCGATGGGCGACCTGCACTTCTCGCAGGGCGACGGCGAGATCACCTTCTGCGGCGCCATCGAGATGGGCGGGTTCATCGACCTGCGCGTCGACATCATCAAGGGTGGGATGGAGACCTACGGCGTCTCGGAGAACGCCATCTTCATGCCCGGCACGACCGACCCGCAGTTCAGCGAGTGGCTCGCGTTCTCGGGCACCTCGGTGACCCTCGACGGCGAGCAGAGGTACCTCGACTCGCACCTGTCGTACCAGCGGGCTTGCCTCCACGCGATCGACTACCTCACGAAGTTCGGCTGGTCGCCGGAGCAGGCTTACATGATCCTCGGCGCCGCCCCCATCGAGGGCCGGCTCTCGGGCGTGGTCGACATCCCGAACTCGTGCTCGACGGTGTACCTCCCCACGTCCATCTTCGACATCGACATCCGGCCGTCGAGCTCCGGGCCGGCGCAGATCGACCCCGGGATGGGCGTCCCCCGGTCGTCCTTCTGA
- a CDS encoding AmiS/UreI family transporter, producing MANVGLLYVGAILFINGCALLGWVRGNGAVPLNIFVGLLQVITPTYLIFTAGGDTDIIFGASGLYLFGFTYLYVAMNTIWGFEATGLGFFSLFVAVAAVGYAVVNVIAYQDYAFGVIWLLWAYLWWLFFQLLGRDRVGLTAWTGAVAAVEGWFTAAVPAFLFLTGWWDALPNAVWAVIVLVLNVGGFLLARSRLGSLSPATAPATA from the coding sequence ATGGCAAACGTAGGACTTCTGTACGTCGGCGCGATCCTGTTCATCAACGGATGCGCGCTCCTCGGTTGGGTCCGGGGTAATGGCGCCGTCCCCCTGAACATCTTCGTCGGGCTGCTCCAGGTCATCACCCCCACGTACCTGATCTTCACCGCGGGTGGAGACACCGACATCATCTTCGGGGCCTCCGGGCTCTACCTGTTCGGCTTCACGTACCTGTACGTCGCGATGAACACCATCTGGGGGTTCGAGGCGACCGGACTGGGCTTCTTCTCCCTCTTCGTCGCCGTCGCGGCCGTCGGCTACGCCGTCGTCAACGTGATCGCCTACCAGGACTACGCGTTCGGCGTGATCTGGCTGCTGTGGGCCTACCTCTGGTGGCTGTTCTTCCAGCTGCTCGGACGCGACCGCGTGGGCCTCACCGCGTGGACCGGTGCGGTCGCCGCGGTCGAGGGGTGGTTCACCGCCGCGGTCCCGGCGTTCCTCTTCCTCACCGGGTGGTGGGACGCCCTCCCGAACGCCGTCTGGGCGGTCATCGTCCTCGTCCTCAACGTAGGGGGGTTCCTCCTCGCCAGATCCCGCCTCGGCTCCCTGTCCCCGGCGACGGCTCCCGCCACCGCCTGA
- a CDS encoding zinc ribbon domain-containing protein has protein sequence MATYEFLCPRDGVITARLPVGRAPASLTCPECDDPARRLFSLPQVLTGDSRSRRIIAATEASASEPAVVTALPGRHRPPTRRPSADPRTAKLPAP, from the coding sequence ATGGCCACGTACGAGTTCCTCTGTCCGCGCGACGGCGTGATCACGGCGCGGCTGCCCGTCGGGCGGGCTCCTGCGTCGCTCACCTGCCCCGAGTGCGACGACCCCGCGAGACGGCTGTTCAGCCTCCCGCAGGTGCTGACCGGCGACTCCCGCTCCCGCCGGATCATCGCCGCCACCGAGGCCAGCGCCAGTGAGCCGGCGGTGGTCACCGCGCTGCCCGGCCGGCACCGGCCCCCCACCAGGAGGCCCTCGGCCGACCCCCGGACGGCGAAGTTGCCCGCGCCCTGA
- a CDS encoding MarR family winged helix-turn-helix transcriptional regulator encodes MSPRPSHTVSNREEHLLSVLRVAAEAQSQLESALRPLDLTVDGWRVLMTIRAAPGASMAEVIEALVIPASSATRVVDGLVDLGAVFRTPAPEDRRRVTLRLSAEGVRRLRRAQDVIRAIEPRDLGSPLPD; translated from the coding sequence GTGAGTCCGCGTCCTTCCCACACCGTGTCGAACCGTGAAGAGCACCTGCTCTCGGTTCTGCGCGTGGCCGCCGAGGCGCAGTCGCAGCTCGAGAGTGCCTTGCGCCCGCTCGATCTTACGGTAGACGGCTGGCGCGTGCTCATGACGATTCGCGCGGCGCCCGGCGCCTCCATGGCGGAGGTCATCGAGGCGCTGGTCATCCCGGCGAGCTCGGCCACCCGCGTCGTGGACGGGCTTGTAGATCTCGGCGCCGTGTTCCGGACGCCTGCCCCCGAGGACCGTCGACGCGTCACCCTGAGGCTCTCGGCCGAGGGAGTGCGAAGGCTCCGCCGGGCACAGGACGTGATCCGCGCGATCGAGCCGCGGGACCTCGGGTCACCCCTGCCCGACTGA
- a CDS encoding substrate-binding domain-containing protein has product MPAPDGGRPRPSASDYRVALVLPRSGPAGIFGLECLAAAELAAAEIDAAGGVAGRSVRYVHVDAGGDPDVVAGHIGALLAADEIDAITGWHLSNLRQSIARVVQGRAPYVYAAAYEGGESSDGVLCSGEVPGDQILASLSWLRTELGLRRWYLVGNDYVWPRETAARTLEGLRGLDIGVLRCRFVPLGTESPTVWGSVLDEIVHTGAEGVITLLVGSDAVRFNRAFAEADLADSIVRFSPFIDETVVLATGAQATKNLFVSAGWFSSLGTASAVEFARKFRGAWDLVCGAEPLGTSVAPSPGTMAETTYSGMHLLAGIAGRSIPTVHDARRAFSSWAWDSPHGTVELRAGEARHPVHLAVADGVDLDVVARVSTGSR; this is encoded by the coding sequence ATGCCTGCTCCCGACGGGGGTCGACCCCGCCCGAGTGCTTCGGACTACCGCGTCGCCCTCGTCCTGCCGCGGTCCGGCCCGGCCGGCATCTTCGGGCTCGAGTGCCTCGCCGCGGCGGAGCTCGCCGCCGCCGAGATCGACGCCGCCGGAGGCGTCGCCGGCCGCTCGGTGCGGTACGTCCACGTGGATGCCGGTGGCGATCCCGACGTCGTCGCGGGCCACATCGGTGCCCTCCTGGCCGCCGACGAGATCGACGCGATCACCGGCTGGCACCTCTCGAACCTGCGGCAGTCCATCGCCCGGGTCGTGCAGGGCCGCGCGCCGTACGTCTACGCGGCGGCCTACGAAGGTGGTGAGAGCAGCGACGGCGTGCTGTGCAGCGGAGAGGTCCCGGGGGACCAGATCCTGGCCTCGTTGAGCTGGTTGCGCACGGAGCTCGGCCTGCGTCGGTGGTACCTGGTCGGCAACGACTACGTGTGGCCGCGCGAGACGGCGGCGCGCACCCTCGAGGGGCTGAGGGGCCTCGACATCGGGGTGCTCAGGTGCCGGTTCGTGCCGCTGGGCACCGAGAGCCCCACCGTGTGGGGCTCCGTCCTGGACGAGATCGTGCACACCGGGGCCGAAGGCGTCATCACCCTCCTCGTCGGCTCCGATGCCGTGCGGTTCAACCGGGCCTTCGCCGAGGCCGACCTGGCGGACAGCATCGTCCGGTTCAGCCCCTTCATCGACGAGACCGTCGTCCTCGCCACCGGGGCGCAGGCCACCAAGAACCTCTTCGTGTCGGCCGGCTGGTTCTCGTCGCTGGGCACGGCGTCGGCGGTGGAGTTCGCCCGGAAGTTCAGGGGCGCCTGGGACCTCGTCTGCGGAGCCGAGCCGCTGGGTACCTCGGTGGCGCCGTCTCCGGGCACCATGGCCGAGACGACCTACTCGGGGATGCACCTGCTGGCCGGCATCGCGGGGCGGAGCATCCCCACGGTCCACGACGCCCGGCGCGCCTTCTCGTCGTGGGCCTGGGACTCGCCCCACGGCACGGTCGAGCTCCGGGCGGGGGAGGCTCGGCATCCGGTGCACCTCGCCGTCGCCGACGGCGTCGACCTGGACGTCGTCGCCCGGGTGAGCACCGGGAGCCGGTAG
- a CDS encoding cupin domain-containing protein: MAGHVVVHHAGEGPGTWAMGSLFEHLVGASATGDAYGVSLVTQPPGVATPLHRHTREAEAFFVLEGRLDYRADNTTHELAAGSFIHLPLGVPHAFRIRGDSPARILAITAPGGLLDLYDEVGVPATAMRVPGEGEGLSMPDEIARWNEVGPRYGLEVVGPPIPVG, from the coding sequence ATGGCCGGTCACGTCGTCGTCCACCACGCCGGGGAGGGCCCGGGCACCTGGGCCATGGGATCACTGTTCGAGCACCTCGTCGGCGCATCGGCCACCGGCGACGCCTACGGGGTCTCGCTCGTCACGCAGCCACCGGGAGTGGCCACGCCCCTGCACCGGCACACCCGCGAGGCCGAGGCGTTCTTCGTGCTCGAGGGCCGGCTCGACTACCGCGCCGACAACACGACGCACGAGCTGGCGGCGGGCTCGTTCATCCACCTGCCGCTGGGCGTCCCACACGCGTTCCGCATCAGGGGCGACTCCCCCGCGCGCATCCTGGCCATCACGGCGCCGGGCGGGCTGCTCGACCTCTACGACGAGGTCGGCGTGCCGGCGACCGCGATGCGGGTGCCGGGCGAGGGCGAGGGGCTGTCGATGCCCGACGAGATCGCCCGCTGGAACGAGGTCGGGCCGCGCTACGGCCTCGAGGTGGTGGGGCCGCCCATCCCGGTCGGCTGA
- a CDS encoding TetR/AcrR family transcriptional regulator: MSRPVKTRLYRSPARAERAAATRSAILDAAAALFAGSGFAGTTVAAVARTAGVSVDTVYASVGRKPELLLAVHDRALAGGRDGTASRDRDYVAWIRAAASTAEKLELYAEALADRLPHSVPLAEALRDAASHDPACRAVWEGLEGRRRAGMLAMAADLRAGGGLRGDLDDEEVAQRLWMTNAPEYYRLATAGGRGPQDYAAHLRDVWARTLLA, encoded by the coding sequence GTGTCCCGACCGGTCAAGACCCGCCTCTACCGCTCACCCGCCCGGGCCGAGCGGGCGGCCGCCACCCGCAGCGCGATCCTTGACGCGGCGGCCGCGCTCTTCGCCGGCTCGGGCTTCGCGGGCACCACCGTGGCTGCCGTCGCTCGCACCGCCGGGGTCTCGGTCGACACCGTCTACGCCAGCGTGGGGCGCAAGCCCGAGCTGCTCCTGGCCGTGCACGACCGCGCCCTGGCCGGCGGCCGCGACGGCACGGCATCGCGCGACCGCGACTACGTGGCCTGGATCCGGGCCGCCGCATCCACCGCCGAGAAGCTCGAGCTCTACGCCGAGGCGCTGGCCGACCGCCTGCCGCACTCGGTGCCGCTGGCCGAAGCGCTGCGCGACGCGGCCTCCCACGACCCCGCGTGCCGCGCCGTGTGGGAGGGGCTCGAGGGCCGGCGCCGGGCCGGGATGCTCGCGATGGCCGCCGACCTGCGGGCCGGGGGAGGGCTGCGCGGCGACCTCGACGACGAGGAGGTCGCGCAGCGGCTCTGGATGACCAACGCGCCGGAGTACTACCGGCTCGCCACGGCGGGCGGCCGCGGCCCGCAGGACTACGCGGCGCACCTGCGCGACGTGTGGGCGCGCACCCTGCTGGCGTGA
- the asnB gene encoding asparagine synthase (glutamine-hydrolyzing), producing MCGLLGFISAHGDAGALAPAFGPALHDMRHRGPDDDGVWSDDDVVLGFRRLSIIDIENSHQPLAYADERYHIVFNGEIYNYVELRERLTSEFGARFHTDGDTETIVAGYHHLGPSIIGELRGMFAFVIWDSHEKVAFGGRDPFGIKPLFTLTDERGTFFASEKKSLMDLAPERRAVDTRALQHYLELQYVPEPATLTAGIERVQSGTSFTLRPGAAPAYDRYFRPDFRPQRSSDPEALYRRIAEALEDSVAKHMRADVTVGAFLSGGIDSTAIAALAKRHNPDLLTFTTGFEREGYSEIDVAAESARAIGVEHITKVVTPQEMMDILPLIVWYLDDPVADPALVPLYFIAREARKHVKVVLSGEGADELFGGYTIYHEAISLAPFDKVPGPLRRGLGKAATVIPEGVRGKDLLRRGSKTLEQRYYGNARIFRPEEMGFLRSFDPAVGHADVTAEHYAATTHLDGSTRMQYIDLFTWLRGDILVKADKMTMANSLELRVPFLDTVVFEAAAGLAVDEKLTQGTTKFALRRAMELIVPAHVLNRPKLGFPVPIRHWLKDEMYDWARSIVNESQADALIDKDAVLRMIDAHRAGPHDHSRKIWTVLVFLLWHGIFVEDRIHPDVPETVYPVQV from the coding sequence ATGTGCGGACTCCTCGGGTTCATCTCCGCCCACGGCGACGCCGGGGCACTCGCGCCGGCGTTCGGGCCGGCGCTGCACGACATGCGCCACCGCGGCCCCGACGACGACGGCGTGTGGTCCGACGACGACGTCGTGCTGGGCTTCCGGCGCCTGTCGATCATCGACATCGAGAACTCCCACCAGCCGCTGGCCTACGCCGACGAGCGCTACCACATCGTCTTCAACGGCGAGATCTACAACTACGTCGAGCTGCGCGAGCGCCTGACCAGCGAGTTCGGCGCGCGGTTCCACACCGACGGCGACACCGAGACCATCGTGGCGGGCTACCACCACCTCGGCCCGAGCATCATCGGCGAGCTGCGGGGGATGTTCGCCTTCGTCATCTGGGACAGCCACGAGAAGGTGGCCTTCGGTGGCCGCGACCCCTTCGGCATCAAGCCGCTCTTCACCCTCACCGACGAGCGGGGCACCTTCTTCGCGTCCGAGAAGAAGAGCCTGATGGACCTCGCGCCGGAGCGCCGCGCCGTCGACACGCGCGCCCTCCAGCACTACCTCGAGCTGCAGTACGTCCCGGAGCCCGCCACCCTCACCGCGGGCATCGAGCGGGTGCAGTCGGGCACCTCGTTCACCCTGCGGCCGGGCGCCGCGCCGGCCTACGACCGCTACTTCCGCCCCGACTTCCGCCCGCAGCGCTCCAGCGACCCCGAGGCCCTCTACCGGCGCATCGCCGAGGCCCTCGAGGACTCCGTCGCCAAGCACATGCGCGCCGACGTCACGGTGGGGGCCTTCCTCTCGGGGGGCATCGACTCCACGGCCATCGCGGCCCTGGCCAAGCGGCACAACCCCGACCTGCTCACCTTCACCACCGGGTTCGAGCGCGAGGGCTACTCCGAGATCGACGTGGCCGCAGAGTCGGCGCGCGCCATCGGGGTCGAGCACATCACCAAGGTCGTCACGCCGCAGGAGATGATGGACATCCTGCCGCTCATCGTCTGGTACCTCGACGACCCGGTGGCCGACCCCGCCTTGGTGCCGCTGTACTTCATCGCGCGCGAGGCCCGCAAGCACGTCAAGGTCGTGCTCTCGGGCGAGGGCGCCGACGAGCTGTTCGGCGGCTACACGATCTACCACGAGGCGATCTCGCTGGCGCCGTTCGACAAGGTGCCCGGGCCGCTGCGCCGAGGCCTCGGGAAAGCCGCCACCGTCATCCCCGAAGGCGTGCGCGGCAAGGACCTGCTGCGCCGCGGCTCCAAGACCCTCGAGCAGCGCTACTACGGCAACGCCCGCATCTTCCGCCCCGAGGAGATGGGCTTCCTGCGCTCGTTCGACCCCGCGGTCGGGCACGCCGACGTCACCGCGGAGCACTACGCGGCCACCACGCACCTCGACGGCTCGACCCGGATGCAGTACATCGACCTGTTCACCTGGCTGCGCGGCGACATCCTGGTCAAGGCCGACAAGATGACCATGGCCAACAGCCTCGAGCTGCGCGTGCCGTTCCTCGACACCGTGGTGTTCGAGGCCGCCGCCGGGCTCGCGGTCGACGAGAAGCTGACCCAGGGGACGACCAAGTTCGCGCTGCGTCGCGCGATGGAGCTCATCGTCCCCGCGCACGTGCTGAACCGGCCCAAGCTCGGCTTCCCCGTCCCCATCCGGCACTGGCTCAAGGACGAGATGTACGACTGGGCGCGCTCGATCGTCAACGAGTCGCAGGCCGACGCGCTCATCGACAAGGACGCCGTGCTGCGGATGATCGACGCGCACCGCGCCGGCCCGCACGACCACTCGCGCAAGATCTGGACCGTGCTGGTGTTCCTGCTGTGGCACGGGATCTTCGTCGAGGACCGCATCCACCCGGACGTGCCCGAGACCGTCTACCCCGTCCAGGTCTGA
- the rpsO gene encoding 30S ribosomal protein S15, which yields MPLSTDVKKQIIDEYGTAEGDTGSPEVQVALLTQRIKDLTEHSRQHKHDHHSRRGLLLLVGRRRRLLRYLESIDVERYRSLIKRLGLRR from the coding sequence ATGCCACTGAGCACCGACGTCAAGAAGCAGATCATCGACGAGTACGGCACCGCCGAGGGCGACACCGGCTCCCCCGAGGTGCAGGTCGCGCTGCTGACCCAGCGCATCAAGGACCTCACCGAGCACAGCCGCCAGCACAAGCACGACCACCACAGCCGGCGTGGCCTGCTGCTGCTGGTCGGCCGCCGCCGCCGGCTCCTGCGTTACCTCGAGAGCATCGATGTGGAGCGCTACCGCTCGCTCATCAAGCGCCTCGGCCTGCGTCGTTGA